A region from the Streptomyces sp. 3214.6 genome encodes:
- a CDS encoding alpha/beta hydrolase, whose amino-acid sequence MRTVKATAAAVTAALAAGAASVAVGRFASDAALKAPPGRPLPTEPRLTVHRTAAGQITLTRDLAALRPGTHGLSGNGSHAVVGAVLPTAAHSADTVVRRLERVTHGTLNPGDAVWLTPNLYVGDPGSALGLDHADIDVPGELGSLPAWFVPGARRTWVIAVHGLGTTREHALNIMGFLHRRRFPVLALAYRGDLGAPRSPDRLNHLGATEWRDLDAAMRYAVRYGAERVVLLGWSTGATMALRAAADSGLRDLVSGLVLDSPVLDWRTTLRALAAARHTPGPLLPLAVRAAEGRTGPHGGPGDGDAAADPARLTVPTLILHGPDDTVAPWGASRRLAARRPDLVALHTVPQAPHGAMWNVDPAAYEEALRRFLTPLM is encoded by the coding sequence GTGCGCACTGTCAAAGCGACGGCCGCCGCCGTCACCGCAGCCCTGGCCGCCGGCGCCGCCAGTGTCGCCGTCGGCCGGTTCGCCAGCGACGCCGCGCTGAAGGCGCCGCCCGGCCGGCCCCTGCCCACCGAACCCCGGCTCACGGTGCACCGCACGGCCGCCGGCCAGATCACCCTCACCCGCGACCTGGCCGCCCTGCGCCCCGGCACCCACGGCCTCTCCGGCAACGGCTCCCACGCGGTCGTCGGCGCCGTCCTGCCCACCGCCGCGCACTCCGCCGACACCGTCGTACGCCGCCTGGAACGCGTCACCCACGGCACGCTGAACCCCGGCGACGCGGTCTGGCTCACCCCGAATCTGTACGTCGGCGACCCCGGCAGCGCCCTCGGCCTCGACCACGCCGACATCGACGTCCCCGGCGAACTGGGAAGCCTGCCCGCCTGGTTCGTCCCCGGCGCCCGGCGCACCTGGGTGATCGCCGTGCACGGCCTGGGCACCACCCGGGAACACGCCCTGAACATCATGGGTTTCCTGCACCGCCGCCGCTTCCCCGTGCTCGCCCTCGCCTACCGCGGCGACCTCGGGGCACCCCGCTCCCCGGACAGGCTGAACCACCTCGGCGCGACCGAGTGGCGCGACCTGGACGCGGCGATGCGGTACGCCGTGCGCTACGGCGCCGAACGCGTCGTCCTGCTCGGCTGGTCCACCGGCGCCACCATGGCCCTGCGCGCCGCCGCCGACTCGGGGCTGCGCGACCTCGTCTCGGGGCTCGTGCTGGACTCCCCGGTCCTGGACTGGCGGACGACCCTGCGCGCCCTCGCCGCTGCCCGGCACACCCCCGGCCCGCTGCTGCCGCTCGCCGTCCGCGCCGCCGAGGGCCGCACCGGTCCGCACGGCGGTCCCGGCGACGGCGACGCGGCCGCCGACCCGGCCCGGCTGACGGTCCCGACCCTGATCCTGCACGGTCCCGACGACACCGTCGCGCCCTGGGGAGCCTCTCGCCGCCTCGCCGCGCGCCGGCCCGACCTCGTGGCCCTGCACACCGTCCCGCA